CATAACGAAGTTGTGCAAGGTCAATCCAACCTACACGTCTATTTCTTCCAGTTGTAGCTCCGAATTCGTTGCCTAATTTTCTAAGCTTGTCAGCATCTTCATCGAACAATTCTGTTGGGAATTCTCCTTCTCCAACTCTGGATGTGTATGCTTTTACAACTCCCATGATTGTGTCATCATCAGTCAATGTAACATCTGCTGCTGATGCGCTGTAAGCAGTTGTTGTGCTTGATGTAACGTATGGGTATGTTCCTGAGTCTAAGTCAAGCATGATTCCTTGTGCACCTTCGAAAAGAACTTTTTTGTTTTTGATTTCATCTTCGATTTCAGATGCTGATGTGAATGTAACGCCCAATTTTAATAATTGGTCGAATTTGTCAAGCAAATAATTTACTGTTTCGTCGACATCGATGTGCATTTTGCCTTCGTAGATGTTGTTTTTCAAATAAACTATTTCTTCAACACGTTCTCTTAACAATTCATCGTCAAACAAATCAATAATTCTTACATTTTGTCTAGCAGCTTTGTCTTGATAAGCAGGTCCGATACCTCTTTTTGTAGTTCCGATAGGATTTTTTCTCATAGATTCCAACAATCCATCTTCTTCTTTGTGGTAAGGTAGAACGATGAATGTTTCTACATCAACCATAAATCTCTTGGAAATTCCTGGGAAATCAGCTTCCAAAACTTTCAACTCTTCAATCATTTGTTCTAATTCGATTACCATTCCTTTTGCCAAGAATCCCTTAGAATCTGTGTCAAAAGTTATAGATGGTAGTAAATGATGTACGTACTTTTTGTCTTTAAAATAAATAGTAT
This Finegoldia magna ATCC 53516 DNA region includes the following protein-coding sequences:
- a CDS encoding adenylosuccinate synthase produces the protein MNKLAIIGAQWGDEGKGKVVNYFSKFNDIIIRSSGGANAGHTIYFKDKKYVHHLLPSITFDTDSKGFLAKGMVIELEQMIEELKVLEADFPGISKRFMVDVETFIVLPYHKEEDGLLESMRKNPIGTTKRGIGPAYQDKAARQNVRIIDLFDDELLRERVEEIVYLKNNIYEGKMHIDVDETVNYLLDKFDQLLKLGVTFTSASEIEDEIKNKKVLFEGAQGIMLDLDSGTYPYVTSSTTTAYSASAADVTLTDDDTIMGVVKAYTSRVGEGEFPTELFDEDADKLRKLGNEFGATTGRNRRVGWIDLAQLRYAIKKSKINSIVMTKADVLNGYDKVKVCVGYEIDGVEQKMPFISNDFKKAKPIYKEFDGWNDVFEVNFLKYMTFIEKELDTEISYVSYGPKTEEIMEKRDFIMNIK